The Brasilonema sennae CENA114 genome includes a region encoding these proteins:
- a CDS encoding YgfZ/GcvT domain-containing protein encodes MSTSAIDTNDAAAIQAAQEGVLCIDRSFWGRIKVSDGDRLRFLHNQSTNDIQSLKPGQGCDTVFVNSTARTLDLATAYILEDAVLLLVSPNRREFLMQWLDRYIFFADKVQLTDVTDETATISLIGPQSDAVVEKLGAAAIIGEAYGNHISIPSVSGSLIGVGSGLASPGYTLILPASSKQEVWSKILEAGAVPISDSTWDKLRILQGRPAPEQELTEEYNPLEAGLWQTISFNKGCYIGQETIARLNTYKGVKQHLYGIKLSGYAEPGSVITIGDEKLGKLTSYTKTLDSHFGLGYIRTKAGGAGLKVHVGEVEGEVVEIPFVSHDYPQF; translated from the coding sequence ATGTCTACATCTGCCATTGACACCAACGACGCAGCAGCAATCCAAGCAGCACAAGAGGGAGTTTTGTGTATTGATCGCTCTTTTTGGGGACGGATCAAAGTTTCTGATGGCGATCGCCTCCGCTTTTTGCACAACCAAAGCACAAACGACATCCAAAGCCTCAAGCCAGGACAAGGCTGTGATACGGTTTTTGTGAATTCTACCGCCCGGACTCTTGACTTGGCAACAGCATACATCCTGGAAGATGCCGTGTTGTTGCTGGTTTCGCCAAACCGTCGCGAGTTTCTCATGCAATGGCTAGATCGCTACATCTTCTTTGCTGACAAGGTACAACTCACGGATGTGACTGACGAAACTGCCACCATTAGCCTTATTGGACCACAAAGTGATGCTGTTGTAGAAAAGCTGGGGGCTGCAGCAATTATCGGTGAAGCTTATGGTAATCACATTTCCATCCCTTCAGTTAGTGGAAGTTTGATAGGCGTTGGTAGTGGTTTGGCTTCCCCTGGCTATACTCTGATTTTGCCTGCTTCTAGTAAACAAGAAGTTTGGAGCAAAATTCTGGAAGCTGGGGCAGTTCCAATCAGCGATTCGACTTGGGATAAGTTACGAATATTACAAGGACGTCCCGCCCCAGAGCAAGAACTCACCGAGGAATACAACCCCTTGGAAGCGGGTTTATGGCAGACTATTTCTTTTAATAAAGGATGTTATATCGGACAAGAAACCATCGCCCGACTCAACACATACAAAGGTGTTAAACAGCACCTTTATGGAATTAAATTAAGTGGTTATGCTGAACCAGGAAGTGTGATCACCATTGGGGATGAAAAACTTGGCAAACTGACGAGTTACACCAAAACCCTTGATAGTCACTTTGGGCTTGGCTACATCCGCACCAAGGCTGGTGGTGCAGGTTTGAAAGTCCATGTAGGAGAAGTTGAGGGCGAAGTCGTAGAAATCCCGTTCGTTTCTCACGACTACCCGCAGTTTTGA
- a CDS encoding BrnT family toxin, whose protein sequence is MDTVYRLQGIEFEWDENKARSNIEKHSVTFEEAAEVFFDPFYQTGDATANHEQRDFIIGYSLAQRLLLVVYVERGRRTRIISARPATRAERKLYEQT, encoded by the coding sequence ATGGATACTGTTTATCGACTGCAAGGCATAGAGTTTGAATGGGACGAAAACAAAGCTCGAAGCAACATCGAAAAACATAGTGTTACATTTGAAGAAGCTGCTGAGGTTTTCTTTGACCCTTTTTACCAAACGGGTGATGCAACCGCTAATCATGAGCAACGTGATTTCATCATAGGGTATTCTCTTGCTCAACGTTTATTATTAGTAGTCTACGTAGAACGTGGAAGGCGAACACGCATCATTTCTGCTCGTCCAGCAACTCGCGCTGAAAGAAAGTTATATGAACAAACCTGA